One Cyclopterus lumpus isolate fCycLum1 chromosome 7, fCycLum1.pri, whole genome shotgun sequence DNA window includes the following coding sequences:
- the rgs19 gene encoding regulator of G-protein signaling 19 isoform X1, whose protein sequence is MCLRKSSGYRPPDLINAKIYTGPIPAERGGELAMGGGRSETSALSGTGGGRGMTTTQSSQRPNACCFCWCCCCSCSWNEEEQRRRRKRISQDTKMETIPNCEACTRPSAEEIRLWSQSFDKLMRNPAGRNVFREFLRTEYSEENMLFWLACEDLKQEINKSAIEEKAHSIYEDYISVLSPKEVSLDARVREVINRKMQDPTTQSFEDAQLQIYTLMHRDSYPRFLSSSIYKSLLHGGSRTSSES, encoded by the exons atGTGCCTCCGAAAGAGCAGCGGATACCGCCCTCCGGACCTTATTAATGCCAAGATT tACACAGGTCCAATCCCGGCCGAGCGAGGGGGCGAGCTGGCCATGGGGGGAGGTCGCAGCGAGACCTCGGCACTGAGCGGGacgggaggggggcggggcatgacCACTACACAGAGTTCCCAACGGCCCAAcgcctgctgcttctgctggtgctgctgctgcagctgctcatG GAATGAAGAGgagcagcggaggaggaggaagagaatatCACAGGACACCAAGATGGAAACCATACCAAACTGTGAAGCCTG CACCAGACCCTCAGCTGAGGAGATCCGTCTGTGGTCTCAGTCTTTCGACAAGCTGATGAGGAACCCTGCGGGTCGAAATGTTTTTCGGGAGTTCCTGCGGACGGAGTACAGTGAGGAGAACATGCTGTTCTGGCTGGCCTGCGAAGACCTCAAACAGGAAATCAACAAGAGCGCCATTGAGGAGAAAGCACACTCCATCTACGAGGACTACATTTCCGTACTGTCGCCAAAAGAG GTGAGTCTGGATGCCCGGGTTCGAGAAGTGATCAACAGGAAGATGCAAGACCCAACAACTCAGTCGTTTGAAGACGCTCAGCTACAGATCTACACGTTGATGCACAGGGACTCCTACCCACgattcctctcctccagcatcTACAAGTCGCTCCTTCACGGCGGCTCGCGTACCTCTTCTGAATCCTAG
- the rgs19 gene encoding regulator of G-protein signaling 19 isoform X2: protein MGGGRSETSALSGTGGGRGMTTTQSSQRPNACCFCWCCCCSCSWNEEEQRRRRKRISQDTKMETIPNCEACTRPSAEEIRLWSQSFDKLMRNPAGRNVFREFLRTEYSEENMLFWLACEDLKQEINKSAIEEKAHSIYEDYISVLSPKEVSLDARVREVINRKMQDPTTQSFEDAQLQIYTLMHRDSYPRFLSSSIYKSLLHGGSRTSSES from the exons ATGGGGGGAGGTCGCAGCGAGACCTCGGCACTGAGCGGGacgggaggggggcggggcatgacCACTACACAGAGTTCCCAACGGCCCAAcgcctgctgcttctgctggtgctgctgctgcagctgctcatG GAATGAAGAGgagcagcggaggaggaggaagagaatatCACAGGACACCAAGATGGAAACCATACCAAACTGTGAAGCCTG CACCAGACCCTCAGCTGAGGAGATCCGTCTGTGGTCTCAGTCTTTCGACAAGCTGATGAGGAACCCTGCGGGTCGAAATGTTTTTCGGGAGTTCCTGCGGACGGAGTACAGTGAGGAGAACATGCTGTTCTGGCTGGCCTGCGAAGACCTCAAACAGGAAATCAACAAGAGCGCCATTGAGGAGAAAGCACACTCCATCTACGAGGACTACATTTCCGTACTGTCGCCAAAAGAG GTGAGTCTGGATGCCCGGGTTCGAGAAGTGATCAACAGGAAGATGCAAGACCCAACAACTCAGTCGTTTGAAGACGCTCAGCTACAGATCTACACGTTGATGCACAGGGACTCCTACCCACgattcctctcctccagcatcTACAAGTCGCTCCTTCACGGCGGCTCGCGTACCTCTTCTGAATCCTAG